A section of the Acanthochromis polyacanthus isolate Apoly-LR-REF ecotype Palm Island chromosome 1, KAUST_Apoly_ChrSc, whole genome shotgun sequence genome encodes:
- the LOC110967189 gene encoding V-type proton ATPase subunit C 1-B-like translates to MSKVGRIFEWWSLCEAPGVMTDFWLISVPLDKTSLTSVEKLKRTAAKTNLASCCKFSIPNLKVGILDSLLSVSDDLSKLDTLTESVIKKTCQCMRDVMEQSNDKVLENSLANGVDLMSYVTKFQWDKAKYPTALPLSSLADIINKEVSQVETELKSRAAAYNSVKVSLQSLEHKLEGNLQTRSLNGIVRKEDLVVSEYLTTLLVVVTRGSYLQWERTYESLSEFVVPRSSRKLFEDREGGIFSVTLFKRAVYKFKAKAQESKFIVREYIFDLEEKKKQEIKQLSVHKKEQYGIFVSWLKVNFSEVFIAWVHLKALRVFVESVLRYGLPVNYQALLLQTDTKHSKKLREELSSLFKHLDPTASMTDVSCDIPGLFQQEYFSYICFHISTNVLETS, encoded by the exons ATGTCAAAGGTGGGAAGGATTTTTGAGTGGTGGTCTCTATGTGAAGCTCCTGGAGTCATGACAGACTTTTGGTTGATTTCTGTCCCACTGGACAAGACCAGTTTAACCAGTGTAGAGAAACTCAAGCGCACCGCTGCCAAAACCAACCTGGCCTCCTGCTGCAAGTTCTCCATTCCAAATCTCAAG GTGGGAATACTGGACAGTCTGCTCAGCGTGTCAGATGACCTCTCCAAGCTCGACACGCTGACGGAAAG TGTGATcaaaaaaacatgtcagtgtATGAGGGACGTGATGGAGCAGTCAAATGACAAAGTGTTGGAAAACTCCTTAGCCAATGGAG TGGACCTGATGAGCTATGTAACCAAGTTTCAGTGGGACAAAGCCAAGTATCCCACAGCTCTGCCTCTCTCCAGCCTGGCAGACATCATCAACAAG GAAGTTTCCCAGGTGGAGACAGAATTAAAATCCCGCGCTGCAGCGTACAACAGCGTGAAAGTGAGCCTGCAAAGCCTTGAGCACAAACTAGA AGGGAATTTGCAAACTCGCAGTCTGAATGGCATTGTGAGGAAAGAGGACCTGGTGGTGTCAGAGTACCTCACCACTCTCCTGGTAGTGGTGACCAG AGGGAGTTACTTGCAGTGGGAGAGGACCTATGAATCCTTGTCAGAGTTTGTGGTTCCACGGTCGAGCAG GAAGCTGTTCgaggacagggagggaggaatCTTCTCAGTGACACTGTTCAAAAGAGCCGTGTATAAATTCAAAGCCAAAGCACAGGAGAGCAA GTTCATCGTGCGCGAGTACATCTTCGAtctggaggagaagaagaaacaggagATTAAGCAGCTTAGCGTTCACAAAAAGGAGCAGTAT GGAATCTTTGTAAGCTGGCTGAAGGTGAATTTCAGCGAGGTGTTTATTGCCTGGGTTCACTTAAAAGCACTGAGGGTGTTTGTGGAATCAGTCCTCAG GTATGGGCTACCTGTGAACTATCAGGCTCTTCTACTGCAGACTGACACGAAGCACTCAAAGAAGCTGAGAGAAGAACTTTCCTCGCTGTTCAAGCATCTGGACCCCACTGCCAGTATGACAGAC